The Triplophysa rosa linkage group LG3, Trosa_1v2, whole genome shotgun sequence genome has a segment encoding these proteins:
- the prr5l gene encoding proline-rich protein 5-like, giving the protein MGSFRRPRPRFMSSPVLSDLARFHASSPTLQLSNASVWNSVQTAVIKVFQGGSLQTNELYTLNESIRWLLRTELGSFITEYFQDQLLNKGLTYILEKIRLHDDETLLQALCEMWVRFFTEILPTLQAILYPVQGQELTVRQMALLGFRDMVLLKLPVENMLHDDTYPPPITQMLLILQGIHEPNGPTQEYFLLEKLVDMVISPYLGNYLYLSRSESSSEDRSKHLRSVNTPHRGQPEIMVTQFAYESFLAPLIENEGEAYLENTRGIRRHTVANVHSDIQLLSVKNRMCSGNVEVSGTTRIIETGRKRTQNCQPAFFHSRQGAVEIPRGQSTAEIQCGLTS; this is encoded by the exons ATGGGGTCATTCCGAAGGCCCAGGCCCCGTTTCATGAGCTCGCCCGTGCTGTCAGACCTCGCCCGCTTTCATGCCAGCTCGCCAACGTTGCAGCTGTCCAATGCCAGCGTCTGGAACAG TGTTCAGACGGCTGTTATTAAGGTGTTTCAAGGAGGAAGCCTGCAGACCAATGAGCTTTACACCCTGAATGAGAGCATAAG GTGGCTTCTAAGGACTGAGCTCGGATCCTTTATCACAGAGTATTTTCAG GATCAGCTCTTGAATAAAGGCCTGACGTACATTTTGGAGAAGATTCGACTTCACGATG ATGAAACTCTTCTCCAAGCGCTGTGTGAAATGTGGGTGAGGTTTTTCACAGAGATCCTGCCAACTCTCCAAGCTATTCTCTACCCCGTGCAG GGTCAGGAGTTGACTGTGAGGCAAATGGCTCTGCTGGGTTTCAGGGACATGGTTCTGTTGAAGCTTCCTGTGGAGAACATGCTTCACGACGACACATACCCTCCTCCAATCACACAGATGCTTCTTATCCTGCAG GGAATTCATGAACCTAACGGACCCACGCAAGAGTATTTCTTACTCGAGAAACTGGTGGATATGGTAATATCTCCCTACCTGGGGAACTACCTCTACTTGAGCCGAAGCGAATCTTCTTCAG AAGATCGTTCGAAGCACCTGAGATCGGTAAACACACCTCATCGTGGTCAACCTGAGATTATGGTAACACAATTTGCCTATGAATCCTTCCTGGCACCTCTAATTGAGAATGAAGGAGAAGCCTACTTGGAAAACACTAGAGGTATCAGACGCCACACCGTTGCCAATGTGCACTCGGACATCCAGCTACTGTCTGTTAAAAACAGGATGTGTTCGGGGAACGTCGAGGTCAGTGGGACGACCCGGATCATCGAGACAGGGAGGAAAAGGACTCAGAATTGCCAACCGGCTTTTTTTCATTCCAGGCAAGGTGCTGTGGAAATTCCTAGAGGCCAAAGCACTGCTGAGATACAGTGTGGCCTAACCAGTTAG